One window of Oncorhynchus masou masou isolate Uvic2021 chromosome 33, UVic_Omas_1.1, whole genome shotgun sequence genomic DNA carries:
- the LOC135528131 gene encoding bile acid receptor-like isoform X2: MREWSESEMTMSAGGYLSASDGYGITEPLQYYDVLGDPLGYPFQEPDLQGLAFSQQQYSPINVQFSVYGPPSSQPFHPPSTHPYSPHCLDTPCEPSPEPQCGSLGKGRGGGGLSLVKRTRLGPGGRVRGQDELCVVCGDKASGYHYNALTCEGCKGFFRRSVTKKAVYRCKSGGGCEMDMYMRRKCQDCRLQKCRAVGMLAECLLTEVQCQSKRLRKGTKHRGGGPEEEENMGSRRVSSTSRLSGQVVSANLSVEQKHVLDRMVEAHRQYSAQDTTHSRVFEWTCTEVGGDRLTDMACPPSQRLLQFAKSVPGFELLDCSDQTTLLSSSSVEVMFLLSAQQFTQNPAASSPALQPFNISTHHWLKTLESKENIHSGTGPVNSGVNEDLLGPVLNFFHSMAALGVTEAEYALLTATALLCSDEASLRAVVCVESLQELTMELLSRVCGARYGAQGPQGAQRFARLLGRLTELRTLRHNHLTLLRQQLWDSQP, from the exons ATGAGAGAGTGGAGTGAGTCGGAGATGACCATGTCTGCCGGTGGTTACCTCTCTGCCTCTGATGGATATGGCATCACCGAGCCTCTGCAGTACTACG ATGTGCTGGGGGACCCTTTGGGCTACCCTTTTCAGGAGCCAGACCTACAGGGCCTAGCCTTCAGCCAGCAGCAgtacagccccatcaatgtgcAGTTCTCTGTCTACGGACCGCCGTCCTCCCAGCCCTTCCACCCACCTTCCACCCACCCCTACAGCCCCCACTGCCTGGACACTCCCTGCGAGCCCAGCCCGGAACCCCAGTGTGGAAGCCTGGGGAAGGGGCGAGGTGGGGGAGGTTTGTCCCTGGTCAAGAGGACCAGGCTGGGTCCAGGAGGAAGGGTGAGGGGCCAGGAtgagctgtgtgtggtgtgtggggacaAAGCCTCTGGCTACCACTACAACGCCCTCACCTGTGAAGGCTGCAAAG GATTCTTCCGAAGGAGTGTGACGAAGAAAGCAGTGTACCGGTGTAAAAGTGGCGGAGGCTGTGAGATGGACATGTACATGCGGAGGAAGTGCCAGGACTGCCGCCTGCAGAAATGTCGTGCTGTGGGCATGCTGGCTGAAT GTCTGCTGACGGAGGTGCAGTGCCAGTCCAAGAGGCTGAGGAAGGGGACCAAACACAGAGGAGGAgggcctgaggaggaggagaacatgGGGAGCAGAAGAGTCAGCTCCACCAGCAGGCTATCAGGACAG GTAGTGTCTGCAAATTTGTCAGTAGAACAGAAGCATGTGCTGGACAGAATGGTGGAGGCTCATCGGCAGTACAGTGCGCAGGACACTACACACAGTAGG GTGTTTGAGTGGACTTGTACGGAGGTTGGTGGAGACAGACTAACAGACATGGCATGCCCTCCCTCTCAGAGGCTGCTGCAGTTTGCCAAGAGTGTACCTG GCTTTGAGCTCCTGGACTGCTCGGACCAGACCACCCTCCTCTCTAGTTCATCTGTGGAAGTCATGTTTCTGCTATCAGCTCAGCAGTTCACCCAGAACCCAGCAGCCTCTAGCCCAG cACTACAACCTTTCAACATCTCAACTCATCATTGGCTGAAAACCTTAGAGTCCAAGGAAAACATTCATAGTGGGACCGGCCCTGTAAACTCAG gAGTCAATGAGGACTTGCTAGGACCGGTGCTCAACTTCTTCCACAGCATGGCTGCATTGGGGGTGACGGAGGCTGAATATGCCCTGCTCACTGCCACAGCACTGCTATGCTCAG ACGAAGCATCGCTGCGGGCGGTGGTGTGTGTGGAGAGCTTACAGGAGCTGACCATGGAGCTGCTGTCCAGGGTGTGCGGAGCCCGGTATGGAGCCCAGGGCCCTCAGGGAGCCCAGCGCTTCGCTCGCCTGCTGGGGAGACTCACAGAGCTGCGCACGCTACGACACAACCACCTCACCCTGCTCCGACAGCAGCTCTGGGACAGTCAGCCTTGA
- the LOC135528131 gene encoding bile acid receptor-like isoform X1, protein MREWSESEMTMSAGGYLSASDGYGITEPLQYYDVLGDPLGYPFQEPDLQGLAFSQQQYSPINVQFSVYGPPSSQPFHPPSTHPYSPHCLDTPCEPSPEPQCGSLGKGRGGGGLSLVKRTRLGPGGRVRGQDELCVVCGDKASGYHYNALTCEGCKGFFRRSVTKKAVYRCKSGGGCEMDMYMRRKCQDCRLQKCRAVGMLAECLLTEVQCQSKRLRKGTKHRGGGPEEEENMGSRRVSSTSRLSGQVVSANLSVEQKHVLDRMVEAHRQYSAQDTTHSRVFEWTCTEVGGDRLTDMACPPSQRLLQFAKSVPGFELLDCSDQTTLLSSSSVEVMFLLSAQQFTQNPAASSPALQPFNISTHHWLKTLESKENIHSGTGPVNSGVNEDLLGPVLNFFHSMAALGVTEAEYALLTATALLCSADEASLRAVVCVESLQELTMELLSRVCGARYGAQGPQGAQRFARLLGRLTELRTLRHNHLTLLRQQLWDSQP, encoded by the exons ATGAGAGAGTGGAGTGAGTCGGAGATGACCATGTCTGCCGGTGGTTACCTCTCTGCCTCTGATGGATATGGCATCACCGAGCCTCTGCAGTACTACG ATGTGCTGGGGGACCCTTTGGGCTACCCTTTTCAGGAGCCAGACCTACAGGGCCTAGCCTTCAGCCAGCAGCAgtacagccccatcaatgtgcAGTTCTCTGTCTACGGACCGCCGTCCTCCCAGCCCTTCCACCCACCTTCCACCCACCCCTACAGCCCCCACTGCCTGGACACTCCCTGCGAGCCCAGCCCGGAACCCCAGTGTGGAAGCCTGGGGAAGGGGCGAGGTGGGGGAGGTTTGTCCCTGGTCAAGAGGACCAGGCTGGGTCCAGGAGGAAGGGTGAGGGGCCAGGAtgagctgtgtgtggtgtgtggggacaAAGCCTCTGGCTACCACTACAACGCCCTCACCTGTGAAGGCTGCAAAG GATTCTTCCGAAGGAGTGTGACGAAGAAAGCAGTGTACCGGTGTAAAAGTGGCGGAGGCTGTGAGATGGACATGTACATGCGGAGGAAGTGCCAGGACTGCCGCCTGCAGAAATGTCGTGCTGTGGGCATGCTGGCTGAAT GTCTGCTGACGGAGGTGCAGTGCCAGTCCAAGAGGCTGAGGAAGGGGACCAAACACAGAGGAGGAgggcctgaggaggaggagaacatgGGGAGCAGAAGAGTCAGCTCCACCAGCAGGCTATCAGGACAG GTAGTGTCTGCAAATTTGTCAGTAGAACAGAAGCATGTGCTGGACAGAATGGTGGAGGCTCATCGGCAGTACAGTGCGCAGGACACTACACACAGTAGG GTGTTTGAGTGGACTTGTACGGAGGTTGGTGGAGACAGACTAACAGACATGGCATGCCCTCCCTCTCAGAGGCTGCTGCAGTTTGCCAAGAGTGTACCTG GCTTTGAGCTCCTGGACTGCTCGGACCAGACCACCCTCCTCTCTAGTTCATCTGTGGAAGTCATGTTTCTGCTATCAGCTCAGCAGTTCACCCAGAACCCAGCAGCCTCTAGCCCAG cACTACAACCTTTCAACATCTCAACTCATCATTGGCTGAAAACCTTAGAGTCCAAGGAAAACATTCATAGTGGGACCGGCCCTGTAAACTCAG gAGTCAATGAGGACTTGCTAGGACCGGTGCTCAACTTCTTCCACAGCATGGCTGCATTGGGGGTGACGGAGGCTGAATATGCCCTGCTCACTGCCACAGCACTGCTATGCTCAG CAGACGAAGCATCGCTGCGGGCGGTGGTGTGTGTGGAGAGCTTACAGGAGCTGACCATGGAGCTGCTGTCCAGGGTGTGCGGAGCCCGGTATGGAGCCCAGGGCCCTCAGGGAGCCCAGCGCTTCGCTCGCCTGCTGGGGAGACTCACAGAGCTGCGCACGCTACGACACAACCACCTCACCCTGCTCCGACAGCAGCTCTGGGACAGTCAGCCTTGA